From the genome of Pirellulales bacterium, one region includes:
- a CDS encoding response regulator produces MTSHPFRILLTEDDDGHANLVQRNLLRSGIANEIVRARNGQEALDYVQRRRPHCEQELNAPLLLLLDINMPLVDGTAVLSAIKANESTAKIPVIMLTTTDDPREIQRCYELGCSVYISKPVEYDKFVEAIKRLGLFLQIVAVPHDGIRSPSPACYV; encoded by the coding sequence ATGACATCTCACCCATTCCGAATCCTCCTGACGGAGGACGACGATGGCCATGCCAATCTGGTGCAACGCAACTTGCTGCGGTCGGGCATTGCAAACGAAATCGTGCGGGCACGCAATGGTCAAGAGGCGCTCGACTATGTTCAACGGCGGCGGCCCCATTGTGAACAAGAGCTGAATGCTCCGCTGCTGTTGCTTCTGGATATCAACATGCCATTGGTCGACGGCACCGCGGTGCTTAGTGCGATCAAGGCAAACGAATCGACGGCGAAGATTCCCGTGATCATGCTTACGACCACCGACGATCCTCGCGAAATTCAGCGATGTTACGAACTCGGATGCAGTGTGTACATCAGCAAACCTGTTGAATACGACAAGTTCGTCGAAGCCATCAAGCGCCTGGGCCTGTTTTTGCAAATCGTGGCGGTTCCTCACGACGGAATACGCTCGCCTAGTCCGGCTTGCTACGTCTGA
- a CDS encoding chemotaxis protein CheW, with amino-acid sequence MQAVDRNSRNVDSSVKSTTSVASSAGEKMVILSIGQQRYAIPLAAVQEVLPLSVLSRPPRMPLILDGFLHLGETAVAVVNLPRLFNLPDAPTALYTPILLLRGSPPPIALKVDRVLGVVWVSDDAKMRLDDRDGCNGCLQGVAIIDDRVVIILSPQQILLSQETERLADLLADEQRRIDALQEAAS; translated from the coding sequence GTGCAAGCCGTCGACAGAAACTCACGCAACGTCGATTCGTCGGTCAAGTCTACGACGAGCGTTGCGTCGTCGGCGGGCGAGAAGATGGTGATCTTGTCCATCGGCCAGCAACGGTATGCGATTCCGTTGGCGGCCGTGCAAGAAGTTCTGCCGCTATCGGTGCTTTCGCGGCCGCCACGGATGCCGCTGATTCTCGACGGATTCTTGCACCTGGGCGAAACCGCGGTGGCGGTCGTCAACTTGCCTCGTCTCTTCAATCTGCCGGACGCACCGACCGCTCTTTACACACCCATCTTGCTGCTTCGCGGCAGCCCGCCGCCGATCGCATTGAAAGTCGATCGCGTGCTTGGCGTGGTGTGGGTATCGGACGATGCCAAAATGCGATTGGACGACCGCGACGGCTGCAACGGTTGCCTTCAAGGGGTGGCGATCATCGACGATCGCGTGGTGATAATCCTCTCGCCACAGCAAATCTTGTTGAGCCAGGAAACCGAGCGGCTGGCGGACCTTCTCGCGGATGAACAACGTCGCATCGACGCTTTGCAGGAGGCCGCCTCATGA